One window of the Tachypleus tridentatus isolate NWPU-2018 chromosome 10, ASM421037v1, whole genome shotgun sequence genome contains the following:
- the LOC143227864 gene encoding neprilysin-1-like isoform X2 has protein sequence MPPPAFSPPQQNEEPSSHPSPPQSDDELLANGNTSRTVKRTSPSKTVDLSPILQRQGTGVVSGTVSRPNWEKQKLNITENPMNSDDSEKALRMDMGTISVQLNDPTVFRRRTRLERYLLLTIVFLLGLCTVFVYLAVSGPKIKDEVCLSAECVKTAASLLLAMDQTADPCEDFFQYACGTWNKRHVIPEDRSSISTFEVLADELQIILKGLLEEAANSYDNSATIKAKTFYKSCMKTNQIDAIGDKPLRDVMKKIKDWPVTNRKWKIPSWSIEKLLGVIRGDYDLGIIIEQWVGPDDKNSSVNIIQLDQMPFGLPSREYYLKDSSERERKAYHKLMVEVAVLLGAEEEYAKQEMEDVLNFEIRLANASIPEADRHDAGAIYNKMTVQELMDIVPEFSWLDYLNTILPINIDEFEPVVAYALPYFKQMGRIISETPRSVVHNYATWRFVNNMIPYLNGDFAQKLSEFRKVLLGVSANRVRWSQCVDLVNKKMGMAVGSMFIRDSFDPSSKETALEMIHNIRDAFNELLEENEWMDDGTRQVAKEKANAMNERIGYPEFLTNPVELSKEYDMLVVHEDLFFVNMLNVLKVEATKNLLKLRQPVNKDKWMTEPALVNAFYNPNKNDIVFPAGILQPLFYSHYFPKSLNYGGIGVVIGHEITHGFDDKGRQFDKDGNLKQWWNNGTIERFRERAQCIIDYYSSYVLEDVGLNVNGKMTQGENIADNGGLKQSYRAYRKWVLKHGKEVLLPGLHLSHDQLFFLNFAQIWCGTMRPEDALTKIRSSVHSPGPIRVLGPLSNSYDFARAYNCPVGSRMNPVTKCSVW, from the exons ATGCCTCCACCAGCTTTCAGTCCACCGCAACAAAACGAGGAACCATCCAGTCATCCTTCTCCACCACAATCTGACGACGAGCTTCTAGCAAACGGAAATACCAGCCGGACAGTAAAGCGGACCTCTCCCAGCAAGACAGTGGACCTGTCGCCAATATTGCAACGTCAAGGAACTGGAGTTGTTTCGGGCACCGTGTCTCGTCCAAACTGGGAAAAACAGAAGTTGAACATCACCGAGAATCCTATGAATTCAGATGATTCAGAAAAGGCTCTCCGAATGGACATGGGTACCATCAGTGTCCAGTTGAACGATCCCACGGTGTTTCGTCGCAGAACACGTCTAGAAAGATACTTACTTTTGACCATAGTTTTTCTTCTAGGGTTATGTACAGTGTTTGTTTACTTAGCGGTCAGTGGACCCAAGATAAAAG ATGAAGTCTGTCTTTCTGCCGAGTGTGTTAAAACAG CGGCCTCTCTTTTATTGGCCATGGACCAGACAGCTGATCCTTGTGAAGACTTTTTCCAGTATGCATGTGGCACGTGGAACAAGCGGCACGTGATTCCAGAAGACAGGAGTAGTATAAGCACATTTGAAGTATTAGCAGACGAGTTACAAATCATACTAAAAG GTCTTTTGGAGGAAGCAGCAAATTCCTACGACAACAGCGCCACCATAAAAGCAAAAACATTCTACAAATCTTGTATGAAGACAA ACCAGATAGACGCCATTGGTGACAAACCTCTTCGTGACGTTATGAAGAAAATTAAAGATTGGCCTGTGACCAATCGCAAATGGAAAATCCCCTCGTGGTCAATTGAGAAACTATTAGGTGTCATTCGAGGCGATTACGACCTGGGAATTATAATCGAACAGTGGGTTGGTCCTGACGACAAGAATTCCTCAGTTAATATTATACAG CTAGATCAAATGCCTTTTGGTCTTCCAAGTCGCGAATATTACCTCAAAGACAGCAGTGAGCGGGAAAGAAAAGCTTATCACAAACTGATGGTAGAGGTCGCTGTACTACTCGGAGCTGAAGAAGAGTATGCTAAACAGGAGATGgaagatgttttaaattttgaaattaggcTTGCCAAT gCTTCAATACCAGAGGCCGATCGTCATGATGCTGGCGCCATCTATAACAAGATGACAGTTCAGGAACTTATGGATATTGTTCCAGAA TTTTCGTGGTTGGACTACCTCAATACCATCCTCCCAATAAATATTGATGAATTCGAACCAGTCGTTGCCTATGCACTTCCGTATTTCAAACAGATGGGACGAATCATATCCGAGACACCCCGAAG CGTCGTTCATAACTACGCCACATGGCGGTTTGTCAACAACATGATACCTTACCTGAACGGAGACTTCGCTCAGAAACTATCGGAGTTTCGGAAAGTTCTGCTAGGGGTCTCTGCTAATCGCGTGAGATGGAGCCAGTGTGTAGACCTAGTAAATAAGAAGATGGGGATGGCAGTAGGATCAATGTTTATCCGTGACAGTTTTGATCCATCCAGTAAAGAAACA GCTCTAGAAATGATCCACAACATAAGAGACGCATTCAATGAACTTCTTGAAGAAAATGAATGGATGGATGATGGTACTCGACAGGTAGCGAAGGAAAAG GCTAACGCCATGAATGAAAGAATAGGTTATCCTGAATTTCTGACGAACCCTGTTGAGCTATCTAAGGAATATGACATG TTGGTTGTCCACGAGGACCTGTTTTTTGTGAACATGTTGAACGTCCTTAAAGTTGAAGCTACGAAGAATCTTTTGAAACTTCGACAGCCTGTAAATAAAGACAA GTGGATGACGGAACCAGCTCTTGTAAACGCTTTCTACAACCCAAACAAAAACGATATTGTCTTTCCAGCTGGAATTCTTCAGCCATTGTTTTACAGTCATTACTTCCCAAA GTCGCTCAACTATGGAGGTATTGGTGTGGTCATTGGTCATGAGATTACCCATGGATTTGACGACAAAG GTCGTCAGTTCGACAAAGACGGTAACTTGAAGCAGTGGTGGAACAATGGAACAATTGAAAGATTTCGAGAACGTGCGCAGTGCATTATTGATTATTATTCGAGTTACGTTTTAGAAGACGTAGGACTAAAC GTGAATGGAAAAATGACCCAAGGGGAAAATATTGCTGATAACGGTGGACTCAAGCAATCCTATAGG gCCTACCGGAAGTGGGTATTGAAGCATGGGAAAGAAGTTCTACTTCCGGGTCTTCATCTTTCCCACGACCAACTATTTTTTCTTAACTTCGCTCAG atctGGTGTGGAACCATGAGACCAGAGGACGCTCTTACCAAAATCCGATCGTCTGTTCACAGCCCTGGACCGATACG AGTTCTGGGTCCGTTATCGAATTCTTACGACTTCGCACGAGCCTATAATTGTCCTG
- the LOC143227864 gene encoding neprilysin-1-like isoform X1, which yields MRYIESDERERPIYGIKEVYFNSISNNTDRKQMPPPAFSPPQQNEEPSSHPSPPQSDDELLANGNTSRTVKRTSPSKTVDLSPILQRQGTGVVSGTVSRPNWEKQKLNITENPMNSDDSEKALRMDMGTISVQLNDPTVFRRRTRLERYLLLTIVFLLGLCTVFVYLAVSGPKIKDEVCLSAECVKTAASLLLAMDQTADPCEDFFQYACGTWNKRHVIPEDRSSISTFEVLADELQIILKGLLEEAANSYDNSATIKAKTFYKSCMKTNQIDAIGDKPLRDVMKKIKDWPVTNRKWKIPSWSIEKLLGVIRGDYDLGIIIEQWVGPDDKNSSVNIIQLDQMPFGLPSREYYLKDSSERERKAYHKLMVEVAVLLGAEEEYAKQEMEDVLNFEIRLANASIPEADRHDAGAIYNKMTVQELMDIVPEFSWLDYLNTILPINIDEFEPVVAYALPYFKQMGRIISETPRSVVHNYATWRFVNNMIPYLNGDFAQKLSEFRKVLLGVSANRVRWSQCVDLVNKKMGMAVGSMFIRDSFDPSSKETALEMIHNIRDAFNELLEENEWMDDGTRQVAKEKANAMNERIGYPEFLTNPVELSKEYDMLVVHEDLFFVNMLNVLKVEATKNLLKLRQPVNKDKWMTEPALVNAFYNPNKNDIVFPAGILQPLFYSHYFPKSLNYGGIGVVIGHEITHGFDDKGRQFDKDGNLKQWWNNGTIERFRERAQCIIDYYSSYVLEDVGLNVNGKMTQGENIADNGGLKQSYRAYRKWVLKHGKEVLLPGLHLSHDQLFFLNFAQIWCGTMRPEDALTKIRSSVHSPGPIRVLGPLSNSYDFARAYNCPVGSRMNPVTKCSVW from the exons AGAGAGACCGATTTATGGTATAAAAGAAGTTTACTTCAACAGCATATCGAACAATACAGACAGGAAACAAATGCCTCCACCAGCTTTCAGTCCACCGCAACAAAACGAGGAACCATCCAGTCATCCTTCTCCACCACAATCTGACGACGAGCTTCTAGCAAACGGAAATACCAGCCGGACAGTAAAGCGGACCTCTCCCAGCAAGACAGTGGACCTGTCGCCAATATTGCAACGTCAAGGAACTGGAGTTGTTTCGGGCACCGTGTCTCGTCCAAACTGGGAAAAACAGAAGTTGAACATCACCGAGAATCCTATGAATTCAGATGATTCAGAAAAGGCTCTCCGAATGGACATGGGTACCATCAGTGTCCAGTTGAACGATCCCACGGTGTTTCGTCGCAGAACACGTCTAGAAAGATACTTACTTTTGACCATAGTTTTTCTTCTAGGGTTATGTACAGTGTTTGTTTACTTAGCGGTCAGTGGACCCAAGATAAAAG ATGAAGTCTGTCTTTCTGCCGAGTGTGTTAAAACAG CGGCCTCTCTTTTATTGGCCATGGACCAGACAGCTGATCCTTGTGAAGACTTTTTCCAGTATGCATGTGGCACGTGGAACAAGCGGCACGTGATTCCAGAAGACAGGAGTAGTATAAGCACATTTGAAGTATTAGCAGACGAGTTACAAATCATACTAAAAG GTCTTTTGGAGGAAGCAGCAAATTCCTACGACAACAGCGCCACCATAAAAGCAAAAACATTCTACAAATCTTGTATGAAGACAA ACCAGATAGACGCCATTGGTGACAAACCTCTTCGTGACGTTATGAAGAAAATTAAAGATTGGCCTGTGACCAATCGCAAATGGAAAATCCCCTCGTGGTCAATTGAGAAACTATTAGGTGTCATTCGAGGCGATTACGACCTGGGAATTATAATCGAACAGTGGGTTGGTCCTGACGACAAGAATTCCTCAGTTAATATTATACAG CTAGATCAAATGCCTTTTGGTCTTCCAAGTCGCGAATATTACCTCAAAGACAGCAGTGAGCGGGAAAGAAAAGCTTATCACAAACTGATGGTAGAGGTCGCTGTACTACTCGGAGCTGAAGAAGAGTATGCTAAACAGGAGATGgaagatgttttaaattttgaaattaggcTTGCCAAT gCTTCAATACCAGAGGCCGATCGTCATGATGCTGGCGCCATCTATAACAAGATGACAGTTCAGGAACTTATGGATATTGTTCCAGAA TTTTCGTGGTTGGACTACCTCAATACCATCCTCCCAATAAATATTGATGAATTCGAACCAGTCGTTGCCTATGCACTTCCGTATTTCAAACAGATGGGACGAATCATATCCGAGACACCCCGAAG CGTCGTTCATAACTACGCCACATGGCGGTTTGTCAACAACATGATACCTTACCTGAACGGAGACTTCGCTCAGAAACTATCGGAGTTTCGGAAAGTTCTGCTAGGGGTCTCTGCTAATCGCGTGAGATGGAGCCAGTGTGTAGACCTAGTAAATAAGAAGATGGGGATGGCAGTAGGATCAATGTTTATCCGTGACAGTTTTGATCCATCCAGTAAAGAAACA GCTCTAGAAATGATCCACAACATAAGAGACGCATTCAATGAACTTCTTGAAGAAAATGAATGGATGGATGATGGTACTCGACAGGTAGCGAAGGAAAAG GCTAACGCCATGAATGAAAGAATAGGTTATCCTGAATTTCTGACGAACCCTGTTGAGCTATCTAAGGAATATGACATG TTGGTTGTCCACGAGGACCTGTTTTTTGTGAACATGTTGAACGTCCTTAAAGTTGAAGCTACGAAGAATCTTTTGAAACTTCGACAGCCTGTAAATAAAGACAA GTGGATGACGGAACCAGCTCTTGTAAACGCTTTCTACAACCCAAACAAAAACGATATTGTCTTTCCAGCTGGAATTCTTCAGCCATTGTTTTACAGTCATTACTTCCCAAA GTCGCTCAACTATGGAGGTATTGGTGTGGTCATTGGTCATGAGATTACCCATGGATTTGACGACAAAG GTCGTCAGTTCGACAAAGACGGTAACTTGAAGCAGTGGTGGAACAATGGAACAATTGAAAGATTTCGAGAACGTGCGCAGTGCATTATTGATTATTATTCGAGTTACGTTTTAGAAGACGTAGGACTAAAC GTGAATGGAAAAATGACCCAAGGGGAAAATATTGCTGATAACGGTGGACTCAAGCAATCCTATAGG gCCTACCGGAAGTGGGTATTGAAGCATGGGAAAGAAGTTCTACTTCCGGGTCTTCATCTTTCCCACGACCAACTATTTTTTCTTAACTTCGCTCAG atctGGTGTGGAACCATGAGACCAGAGGACGCTCTTACCAAAATCCGATCGTCTGTTCACAGCCCTGGACCGATACG AGTTCTGGGTCCGTTATCGAATTCTTACGACTTCGCACGAGCCTATAATTGTCCTG